From the genome of Leptotrichia sp. OH3620_COT-345:
AACAGTTTAAACTGGACGATATCGGGAGAAGGTTATGTATCGAGAAGCGATATGCATAGAAAGTTCCTTGTAGTGGATGAGATATTTGAGGCAAAATCATCATATTATACATATGGAGCGGCATTGAAGAATGAGATAAGCAAAGAGTTCAGGACGAGTGAAAGAACGAGTATAAAGCCTTATGGAAGTTTAAAACTTGAATATGGAAGATTTGGAAGTATAAA
Proteins encoded in this window:
- a CDS encoding autotransporter domain-containing protein, with protein sequence NSLNWTISGEGYVSRSDMHRKFLVVDEIFEAKSSYYTYGAALKNEISKEFRTSERTSIKPYGSLKLEYGRFGSI